A region of the Mytilus galloprovincialis chromosome 1, xbMytGall1.hap1.1, whole genome shotgun sequence genome:
AAACGAACAAGAAGAGCAAAGAGTTTTGATCACATTTGCGATCATGATATGTTTAAGATAACAGAGTTCAAAGGACCTTTTTATAATACCGACTTTGATGTTATATCAGAACTAAGCTCCTCTGAAAGTTCTAAAGTTCGATATAATGACACCGGAAGTATCGAACAGTTAAACGAAGATCAGTTAGAACGACTAGAGATTGACAAATTTGATATCGACATTTGTCATTTATCGGAAAGTGATGACACGGATACGTTAAATGGAAGCAGAAAATATCGAGAGTTGTGGAACTTGAGAGCAACGTTTGAAGAAGAAGAGGAATGCAGTGATACTATCCGTATGGAAGACATGACATCACCAGATCAATCGCCGGAATGTGAAGTTAAAGATTCTGACTTTGAATCGCATTCTGGTAGtcctaaaagacaaaaaaatgaacaatgtGAATCTGAGAATGGTTGTGAAAAGCTGCAACCCCCAAACTgcgaaaataaacaaaaacaaagttaTAAAGAAATATTAAGTAATCGCTTAAAACAGTCTGAACAAAGCGGAAGTCGGGACAACAGTTTCGACAGTATAGAgacatgtgaaacggacgaaaaTGTATCCGATTTAAGTCGAAATGAACCAACAACATCATTTGATTCCACAACGGATAACACAGACAGTACCAATGAAACGCAAAGCAGCAGACTCCTGCAGATGAAAGCTGATAGTGGTTATAAATCATTAGAAATTCAACATCCGCCTCCACCAAATGGGGCCGTAAAACGAAATCATAGTGCGGGGGAAGTAGAGCCTTATTATATTTACGACGATGCTTTTAGGCGCTTTTCATTGTCAAGTCAGGAGGCGGGTCCGTCTGGAGAACAATATTCATCAAGAGGTACATTTTTTGACCGACGTAATGGCAAAACTGCTTCGAAAAAGAGACGTGAGTATAGCAGAGATAGACAGATCGTTCAAATATATGAAAGCATAAACGAGCCAGAATCTGATTCAAAGTCGGACCAGCCATCCGGTGACAGTTTCGAAGAAAACAAAATGCCAAATAAAAAGTCTGTTTTCTCTAGGTTTTTTAAATCCTACCGTGAAAATAAGGACTGTCCTTTATCATCCAATAGAGATTTTAGTATTGATGAAAAAACAAACTCAATATTTCAAGAATTTCTTAGATACGATCCACAACTTGAACCAAAGTGTGCTTATGCGTCGTACCTACGTAGGTCGTCTCGTTTTAACAAACATAGACTACACCGGAAACATACTGATTCTATGTTTATCGATGATCGCAGAAGAGATCGATTAGCACCGGATATGAGAAGTGCTAGCTTGGGAAGTGATAGTAGTGCAAGTTCAGCTAGACGTTTGTCCCCACAAGATAGCatagaagaagaggaagaagaaagagAGGAAGAGGAAAGATGGTTAAACCAATTTCCTCGAGATATAGAATCTCGACAATCATTTTCAGTTCACGAAATTCCTATTATAAAACTCCCAGAAGAGGAGAAAACTACTACTGAAGCTTAAAACAAAACCAATTTATGTATCAGACCAATTTTTTGTACATTGCCCTCGTAAACTAATATTTCGTCGATTTCTTTGAAATATCATATGGATTTAACTTAATGTTAATGTAATTTGTAGTTTGACTAAGAGTGATTATTGAGAAAAATTAGATAGTAAATACCATAAATGAATAAGTAAAGTGTGGGTCACTTATGTACTTTTCCGTCTGCTTTCTGTATATAGTGCTTTACATACCCCACCACAAATATATGTGTCAAATTTTGATTGTGATATAACCCTTAATGAGCTGATTGTATGCGTTTTTATATgactattttttatttaaaattccaGTGTCATGTCAGGGGATATAAACCAAagtgttttttaattatttcttgcaagagatatgaatttatttttcataaataagtattattaaatgtttaagatttatacatattttttcaaaacatataaatatatcatttgtTTAACAGAAAGCGTAAACCAGTTAGGCGAGCTTTATTCTTCATTTGATAATTGAgatgtattttcatttattgttttatgtttgatgttatattgatAATAAATTATTAGTTTCCtgggaaaaaaatctttttaatttgtGACTAGAAAACTGTGCTAGCAGTTAATTGTATAGTGATTAGTGATTTAGGGAGAAATTAATCGGATAACGCCCGAATACttaaacattaaaatatgaaaagCCATACTAAATTTATTAATCTTTTGCGTGTGaacattttctaaattaattCGAACTTAATGTATTTCAGAATTTTGGACTCAAAATTATGTAGCAAAACTTGCCATCTTCCTGCTAGTTCAAATCCAATTATTATTTTCCAattacaaatgttcaaaattgtcCACATATTTGgtgaatgaaaatatttatacatatttaattttacatgtttacGATGAGGTGTGCTCATAGTCAAGTCCTTTATATAAGTCTATTTCAATTACAGACTCGtgtaatgttttataaaaaaagaacagatactttttttcaatgtaattctTTAGGTTAATGATGGTGCTTCTATTAAAGTATGTGTTTATAACAAATGAAAGGGTTACTTCTGTTAACTTTATGTACGCATCACgtagtatttatatttgtaaaaacCCCAGACcttaatttaatttattaaatattttgttttcaaaaaggattttcttgctgtgcaTGCTTGtgtatgatataggtttttcttttttcaaatttaacatcaaACTGCATCTCCGCCTTAACTAGAAAGACGTTTGTCATGTTTATCCTTTATATGGTGCTTTTTCTATGTTTAATacagtttaaattatttttagtcttgaTGTTGTATTAGTATTGTTCCTAGAACTTCATATTCATCTGTATAAAGATTATTTATGCTTTCATCGTATAAGAGTTTTGAAAGTAGTGAGTGTGAAACTTTTTCTTTCATTGTATATTTCATCAAGTTTTCAGCGTTTCGTCAAAACTTTTATTATTGGAACATTAAAACTCAacttttctaaatttatttttgagCTAGTACGCTTgaggtctattttttttttatttttatgattataatTTTGGGAACAATTAAAAAGggcatttataaaatttaatttgtgAAAGGTGTAAATGTTTAAAGATTTAGTACACAAACAAATCAATTCCAATTTCCAATTCTTGAAttgaaagagataaaaaaaaaaagaatacaaccTTGTAAAGACTATGAAATAAGCCACAACAAAAACGCATATTATCTTACAAAACTAGATTTTTCGGCTTTTGCACTTAATTTTTGCAGCAGATTTCTACATTTTAGAATAATGATATAAAATGGTCCATAAGGTAACTTTATTCTTAAAACTTTACCACAATCTGTTTTTCTGCTGGttgaacgaaaaaaatatataatattctaAATAGCTTTAGTGAAAATCACGCACAACCATTGAAATAATAATGTGTTGTTAGTCAAACCTTTAACTTTCTTGAAGGAACCGGTTAAATTGCCAGACAAAATCGAGCAATGATAGAATATTTGTGAAATAGTCTTaagaaaattgattttttagCTTCCTCTAAATGTAGAATTTAAAACGATGTTGTTTTCTCGAATTAAACGACGAGGTGCAGATTAAATCTGTAGACACTTAACTACGATAGACATATGTATACTTATTATTCTGTAATAAATCCTATTTAAGGTATTTAAGAAAAAACAATTCTATCTTTTGCCAAAAAACTTGTGTAACCGTGTACTGGTGTGTTATTCACATTCCAAACCACCCTTTTTTTATTACGTTTCTGTtatttgtaataaaatcttttataCTGTTATATGTTTTACTTAATTCACATATGGTGTATGTATAAAACTCATCAAAGCTACAAggcttttaatttaatttgaacgacgctcgtttcgtctacagaagactctaCATTTATGTTTGAAGCAATTAATATTTGAAAGCCAGATCAATTATGAAGTATAAGAATACTGCAAACTAAAACGTACCAAACATTTGTTTCTATAAACTGCTATTAATGACAAGGAGAAgaagaacatttttttaacatcttGTGAACTGTATTAATAAGCTGAACTTTggattttcaaaaacattttgcCTCAAGCTTTACCGAAGAGACACTGATTGGCAAAATGCGCAACTGGTGCTAATTTCATGTATACTAATAAACTTTGGTATATATCTGAAGAGCAAATAGGTCATTTTCGTTCCCTTTTCCTTTCATAACATGATCAGTAGTATGTCGTAAAATGTACAGCGAACTCATCAaatcattattatatttttgatggATAGGTGTCACATTGGATTACAAAACATAAGtccttattttatatgtttaaaataatataaagttccatgattatacaatgtataaacattATAGTACATTAACAGTACAgtgcataaaaaaaagaatacaagacAGTATGATTCGAAACAAAAGTAAGACATGATCATATGataaaagaatacatcacattaCAACAAATTTCTCTGTAacaaatttttacaaatttacgGATTACATTTATTATATTCACTGCATGTATATAGTTCTACAGTCGTGTAGCTGTTTCATAAACATATGATATATCATTTGAAGCTAGTTGCAATTAGTCCCAGTTATCAGCGGTACAAAAAAATGGATGATAAAATGAACTTAGTACGATTGATGAAATTTTGATAATGTATGCTCACTACCATATATAGTTACCATTTCCTATACAGGTGGATTGGTATGAATGATTTAACAAGCAAATGCAACTATAAATAGATGCCttgaataataatgatatttaTATTGTTCTCATACATTCGTATGCATCCATAATTACTGGGCGCAGTCCTAACAGCTCATTCGTACAGAATGTTTTCACTTGTGTTTTCGTCCTTTACGTACAGAAAAAGTAGCATCCTGCATTCACTGTTAGTTAAAACTAGTTATTTGGTCGAAACAAAGCTATTATCTCGATATTCCTGAGTTAAAACTCTTTTTTAAGGAACACAGTAAGGTTAGCTTGAATTGCATTGTTACATCCTTAAATCTAGGAACAGTTGGATACATTTCTTCTGAAGTAGATATAAATCCTTCACTTTCCCCATGTATAAGTATTTCGTTGTTTATAACATAAAAGATGATTCTAGTATATTATTGCACTTCAGCGATTGTTTTTCCCGTGAATTTCTTATTTGCTAACTAACCGTTTTACTTCTAATAAGTTTTTCAGATAACCCTCTTAGTTTTGTGGCAAGCTCTCTGTAATTCAAAATACAGTTACTAGTAAAATCATCGAAACAACAGTAATTTTGATCATTTGGataac
Encoded here:
- the LOC143064617 gene encoding uncharacterized protein LOC143064617 isoform X1, producing the protein MQQSTLVPGQSRYTSVKGQVATEITIGILVAGVLGGLIIVIAVILFCKYCVKKNKDFRRQDSYSSRRLSDRDRRFKPLQRYETINSDVFSEPSTGSMDGVPISPRIHHELERYSEINEADETTQLKSDFDKVSYKEIKPSIETTNVQTAEDEPEIKIGRRVSFKLDEKKKERQTLRQQGRRYTEGDFHHLKKARIDKNVPRQYSLNVNYQTSNENQSEWKYHQIQLEESPTESENDVLHVFPRDDDSPPEDPTQKQVSVEIHRQPNLSPVKSDPNLQRHKPEKRGRSLSQVGAFNEQENWKKRTRRAKSFDHICDHDMFKITEFKGPFYNTDFDVISELSSSESSKVRYNDTGSIEQLNEDQLERLEIDKFDIDICHLSESDDTDTLNGSRKYRELWNLRATFEEEEECSDTIRMEDMTSPDQSPECEVKDSDFESHSGSPKRQKNEQCESENGCEKLQPPNCENKQKQSYKEILSNRLKQSEQSGSRDNSFDSIETCETDENVSDLSRNEPTTSFDSTTDNTDSTNETQSSRLLQMKADSGYKSLEIQHPPPPNGAVKRNHSAGEVEPYYIYDDAFRRFSLSSQEAGPSGEQYSSRGTFFDRRNGKTASKKRREYSRDRQIVQIYESINEPESDSKSDQPSGDSFEENKMPNKKSVFSRFFKSYRENKDCPLSSNRDFSIDEKTNSIFQEFLRYDPQLEPKCAYASYLRRSSRFNKHRLHRKHTDSMFIDDRRRDRLAPDMRSASLGSDSSASSARRLSPQDSIEEEEEEREEEERWLNQFPRDIESRQSFSVHEIPIIKLPEEEKTTTEA
- the LOC143064617 gene encoding uncharacterized protein LOC143064617 isoform X2, yielding MQQSTLVPGQSRYTSVKGQVATEITIGILVAGVLGGLIIVIAVILFCKYCVKKNKDFRRQDSYSSRRLSDRDRRFKPLQRYETINSDVFSEPSTGSMDGVPISPRIHHELERYSEINEADETTQLKSDFDKVSYKEIKPSIETTNVQTAEDEPEIKIGRYTEGDFHHLKKARIDKNVPRQYSLNVNYQTSNENQSEWKYHQIQLEESPTESENDVLHVFPRDDDSPPEDPTQKQVSVEIHRQPNLSPVKSDPNLQRHKPEKRGRSLSQVGAFNEQENWKKRTRRAKSFDHICDHDMFKITEFKGPFYNTDFDVISELSSSESSKVRYNDTGSIEQLNEDQLERLEIDKFDIDICHLSESDDTDTLNGSRKYRELWNLRATFEEEEECSDTIRMEDMTSPDQSPECEVKDSDFESHSGSPKRQKNEQCESENGCEKLQPPNCENKQKQSYKEILSNRLKQSEQSGSRDNSFDSIETCETDENVSDLSRNEPTTSFDSTTDNTDSTNETQSSRLLQMKADSGYKSLEIQHPPPPNGAVKRNHSAGEVEPYYIYDDAFRRFSLSSQEAGPSGEQYSSRGTFFDRRNGKTASKKRREYSRDRQIVQIYESINEPESDSKSDQPSGDSFEENKMPNKKSVFSRFFKSYRENKDCPLSSNRDFSIDEKTNSIFQEFLRYDPQLEPKCAYASYLRRSSRFNKHRLHRKHTDSMFIDDRRRDRLAPDMRSASLGSDSSASSARRLSPQDSIEEEEEEREEEERWLNQFPRDIESRQSFSVHEIPIIKLPEEEKTTTEA